In Xenopus laevis strain J_2021 chromosome 2S, Xenopus_laevis_v10.1, whole genome shotgun sequence, a genomic segment contains:
- the myl6.S gene encoding uncharacterized protein LOC414678: MCDFSDDQIIDFKESFQLFDRVGDGKIYYSQCGDVMRALGQNPTNAEVMKVLGNPKSEDLNTKTLEFEQFLPMLQAIAKNKDLPGLEEMLEGFKVFDKEGNGFVMGSEIRHVLISLGEKLTEDEVETLLSAHEDANGCINYEEFVRHILSS, from the exons ACTTCAAGGAGTCCTTCCAACTTTTTGACCGTGTGGGCGATGGCAAGATCTACTACAGCCAGTGTGGGGACGTCATGCGGGCACTGGGGCAGAACCCCACTAACGCTGAGGTGATGAAGGTTCTGGGAAACCCAAAGTCTGAAG ACCTGAACACCAAGACACTCGAGTTTGAACAGTTCCTCCCCATGCTGCAAGCAATTGCCAAGAACAAGGATTTGCCTGGATTGGAAGAAATGCTAGAAGGGTTTAAAGTCTTTGACAAGGAGGGAAATGGATTTGTTATGGGCTCTGAGATCCGTCATGTCCTCATTTCTCTGG GAGAGAAGTTGACAGAAGATGAAGTAGAGACCCTTTTAAGTGCTCATGAAGATGCCAATGGTTGCATTAACTATGAAG AGTTTGTCAGGCACATCTTATCTTCGTGA
- the myl6.S gene encoding uncharacterized protein LOC414678 isoform X1: MCDFSDDQIIDFKESFQLFDRVGDGKIYYSQCGDVMRALGQNPTNAEVMKVLGNPKSEDLNTKTLEFEQFLPMLQAIAKNKDLPGLEEMLEGFKVFDKEGNGFVMGSEIRHVLISLGEKLTEDEVETLLSAHEDANGCINYEELIRTVLNG, encoded by the exons ACTTCAAGGAGTCCTTCCAACTTTTTGACCGTGTGGGCGATGGCAAGATCTACTACAGCCAGTGTGGGGACGTCATGCGGGCACTGGGGCAGAACCCCACTAACGCTGAGGTGATGAAGGTTCTGGGAAACCCAAAGTCTGAAG ACCTGAACACCAAGACACTCGAGTTTGAACAGTTCCTCCCCATGCTGCAAGCAATTGCCAAGAACAAGGATTTGCCTGGATTGGAAGAAATGCTAGAAGGGTTTAAAGTCTTTGACAAGGAGGGAAATGGATTTGTTATGGGCTCTGAGATCCGTCATGTCCTCATTTCTCTGG GAGAGAAGTTGACAGAAGATGAAGTAGAGACCCTTTTAAGTGCTCATGAAGATGCCAATGGTTGCATTAACTATGAAG aacttaTCCGGACGGTATTGAACGGCTGA
- the smarcc2.S gene encoding SWI/SNF complex subunit SMARCC2 isoform X4, which produces MNEEDYELTDEKNPVVRRKKISAKTFTDEVSSPDSDRRDKKGPNYKKRKRSPSPPPSAEAKKKAVKKGPSTPYTKSKRGHREEEQEDLTKDMDEPSPVPNVEEVTLPKTVNTKKDSESAPVKGGTVTDLDEQEDESMEAVTKEEDENSSVNKGEQIKTSDLHEDNVTEQTHHIIIPSYAAWFDYNSVHAIERRALPEFFNGKNKSKTPEIYLAYRNFMIDTYRLNPQEYLTSTACRRNLAGDVCAIMRVHAFLEQWGLINYQVDAESRPTPMGPPPTSHFHVLADTPSGLVPLQPKTPQQSSASQQLLNFPDKIKDKPSDLQNFGLRTDMYSKKNTTSKSKAAASATREWTEQETLLLLEALEMYKDDWNKVSEHVGSRTQDECILHFLRLPIEDPYLEDSEASLGPLAYQPIPFSQSGNPVMSTVAFLASVVDPRVASAAAKSALDEFSKMKEEVPTALVEAHVRKVEDAAKITGKADPSYGLESSGIAGTACEENERIDCPKMNTPEIHGRKHSSLTHKTSLQSESDRRHSNSTTLHHTNEDSSSDEPQTDVQPTEEKKEPKDSPGETLPEDEGKERIGEVVKKEEEKSKDGDTDKESDKSDIDMADGEKVSDNKEGVEETDKEEGGGKNKVERDIGEGNLSTAAAAALAAAAVKAKHLAAVEERKIKSLVALLVETQMKKLEIKLRHFEELETIMDREREALEYQRQQLLADRQNFHMEQLKYAEIRARQQHFQQIQNQQQQQTTSSSQPVQATAHSIPVPQSSLTQAPVSSASSAESLGQPSAPTTQPPVSSQQQQGGTQPSPAQPSSTYTSQPPSTPLVSSAVAVPAQPPVPGNQHPSMHLPVQYNLPSELVDSAHHNPPTNLYAPHHPMHGTFPPAACQVSGGPLTPHNPSIMVSSASNLPSNLGSAATQSPAIVAAMQGGAALTTSPVQEPATPLPPDSIGNTVTQPQP; this is translated from the exons ATGAACGAAGAAGACTATGAGTTGACTGATGAGAAGAATCCTGTTGTACGACGTAAGAAAATCTCTGCCAAGACCTTCACTGATGAG GTAAGTAGCCCTGACTCTGACCGCAGAGACAAGAAGGGACCTAACTACAAGAAGAGGAAACGCTCCCCTTCCCCACCTCCCAGCGCTGAAGCAAAGAAAAAGGCTGTCAAAAAGGg CCCTTCTACCCCATATACCAAATCCAAGAGGGGTCATCGAGAGGAGGAGCAAGAGGATCTGACAAAGGATATGGATGAACCCTCCCCAGTCCCTAATGTGGAAGAAGTTACTCTCCCTAAAACAG tgAACACCAAGAAGGACTCTGAATCTGCACCAGTAAAAGGAGGGACTGTGACAGACCTCG ATGAACAGGAGGACGAAAGCATGGAAGCAGTGACCaag GAGGAAGATGAGAACTCATCTGTGAATAAAGGCGAGCAAATAAAAACCTCCGATCTTCATGAGGATAATGTGACTGAACAAACACACCATATCATCATCCCTAGTTATGCTGCTTGGTTTGACTATAACAG CGTGCATGCTATTGAACGTCGGGCATTACCAGAGTTCTTCAATGGCAAGAACAAGTCCAAAACACCAGAGAT ATACCTGGCCTATAGAAATTTCATGATTGACACCTACAGACTAAACCCTCAGGAATACCTAACTTCAACAGCATGTCGACGCAACTTGGCAGGGGATGTCTGTGCTATCATGAG GGTTCATGCCTTCCTAGAACAGTGGGGGCTCATTAACTACCAAGTGGATGCTGAAAGTCGACCTACGCCAATGGGTCCTCCTCCAACATCACATTTCCATGTTTTAGCTGATACTCCATCAGGATTGGTTCCGCTGCAGCCTAAAACACCACAG CAGAGCTCTGCTTCACAACAGTTGCTCAATTTCCCTGATAAAATTAAGGATAAACCAAGTGACCTTCAAAACTTTGGCTTACGGACAGATATGTATAGTAAGAAGAACACAACATCCAAG AGTAAGGCTGCTGCCAGTGCAACACGTGAATGGACCGAGCAGGAGACCCTGCTGCTCCTTGAG GCACTGGAAATGTATAAAGATGATTGGAACAAGGTATCTGAGCATGTGGGAAGCCGAACACAGGACGAGTGTATCTTGCATTTCTTACGACTTCCCATTGAGGATCCATATCTAGAGGACTCTGAGGCCTCTCTGGGACCATTAGCTTATCAGCCCATACCCTTTAGCCAATCCGGGAATCCTGTTATGAGCACAGTAGCCTTCCTTGCATCTGTAGTAGATCCACGGGTAGCATCAGCTGCAGCAAAATCAGCTTTGG ATGAATTTTCCAAGATGAAGGAGGAGGTTCCCACAGCACTGGTGGAAGCTCATGTCAGGAAGGTTGAGGATGCAGCTAAAATCACTGGAAAAGCTGATCCCAGTTATGGCCTTGAGAGCAGTGGTATTGCTGGAACAGCTTGCGAGGAAAACGAGAGGATAG ATTGTCCCAAAATGAACACCCCTGAAATCCATGGTAGGAAACATTCCTCTCTTACACACAAGACTTCTTTACAAAGTGAATCTGACAGGAGACATTCTAATTCTAcaactctacatcatacaaatg AAGACAGCAGTTCAGATGAGCCCCAGACAGATGTACAGCCtacagaagagaagaaagagCCAAAG GATTCACCCGGTGAAACACTCCCTGAAGATGAGGGAAAGGAGAGAATCGGTGAAGTAgtaaagaaagaggaagaaaaaagTAAAGATGGAGACACTGACAAAGAATCTGACAAAAGTGATATTGACATGG CAGATGGAGAGAAGGTCTCTGACAACAAGGAAGGAGTGGAGGAGACAGACAAGGAAGAGGGTGGTGGAAAGAACAAGGTTGAAAGAGACATTGGAGAAGGCAATCTTTCTACAGCTGCTGCCGCGGctctggctgctgctgctgtaaagGCAAAG CATTTGGCAGCAGTGGAAGAAAGGAAGATAAAATCTCTTGTTGCACTTCTGGTGGAAACCCAGATGAAGAAGCTGGAAATCAAACTGAGACATTTTGAAGAGTTGGAGACCATCATGGATAGAGAAAGGGAGGCG CTGGAATATCAGAGACAGCAACTTCTAGCTGATAGGCAGAACTTTCACATGGAGCAACTGAAATATGCTGAGATACGAGCCCGTCAACAGCACTTTCAGCAGATCCaaaaccagcagcagcagcagaccaCTTCCAGCAGTCAGCCTGTGCAAGCCACTGCCCATTCCATTCCAGTGCCACAGTCATCCCTAACTCAAGCCCCGGTGAGCTCAGCCAGCAGTGCTGAAAGTCTGGGTCAGCCTTCAGCACCAACCACACAGCCACCTGTCAGTAGTCAGCAACAGCAAGGAGGAACACAACCCAGCCCAGCACAAC CTTCTAGCACATATACAAGCCAACCGCCATCTACCCCACTGGTTTCATCAGCAGTAGCGGTTCCTGCCCAGCCACCGGTGCCCGGTAATCAGCACCCCAGCATGCACTTACCTGTCCAGTATAATCTGCCTAGTGAATTAGTTGACTCTGCTCATCACAATCCACCAACTAACCTGTATGCTCCTCACCATCCCATGCATGGCACCTTCCCCCCTGCAGCTTGTCAGGTCAGTGGGGGCCCCCTTACTCCACATAACCCTTCCATTATGGTATCCTCAGCTTCTAACTTGCCGTCCAACCTTGGTTCAGCTGCCACACAGAGTCCAGCCATCGTAGCTGCAATGCAGGGCGGGGCTGCCCTCACTACCAGTCCTGTGCAAG aaccTGCAACACCTCTGCCTCCAGACTCCATTGGGAACACAGTAACCCAGCCCCAACCATAG